In the genome of bacterium, the window GGCATCAGCACTTCCAGCGCCCCCGCACCGTCCATCTCCTCGCGCAGGATCCGCTCCACCTTGCGCAGGACGCGCAACCCGGCGGGCATGTAGTTGTAGATCCCCGAAGCCACTTTCCGGAGGAGCCCGGCGCGCAGCATCAGCCGGTGGCTGACGACCTCCGCGTCGGACGGCGTCTCCTTGGTGGTCGGCATCAGATATCGGGAATACCGGATCACTCGCCTCTCCTTTTTTCGACGGCCAACGCTTCCGCGATGCGGACGACCTCGGCCGCGATCTCGCTCTCCTTCACCTTCTTCACGATCCTGCCCCTCACGAAGATGAGCCCTTCCCCCTTGCCGCCCGCCACCCCCACGTCGGCCTCCCGCGCCTCGCCGGGGCCGTTCACGGCGCACCCCATCACGGCGACCTTCAGGGGAATGGGCAGGTGCGACAGCCGCCGCTCCACCTCGGTCGCGATCTTCACGACATCGATCGACACCCGGCCGCAGGTGGGGCACGAGATGAACTCCGGTCCCCGATGCCGCAGCCCGAGGCTCTTCAGGATCTGCCAGCCGACGCGGACCTCCTCCTCCGGAGGCCCCGTGAGCGATACCCGCAACGTGTCGCCGATCCCCTCCGCGAGAAGGACGCCGATCCCGACGGACGACTTGATCGTCCCCGAGAAGATCGTCCCCGCCTCCGTGACACCGATGTGCACCGGGAAATCGTACCGGCGGGAGAAGAGGCGGTACGCCTCGATCGTCGTCACCACGTCG includes:
- a CDS encoding flavodoxin/ferredoxin-dependent (E)-4-hydroxy-3-methylbut-2-enyl-diphosphate synthase, giving the protein KHGGPTPKALVASAARYLKICEKARFTALKFSLKASDVVTTIEAYRLFSRRYDFPVHIGVTEAGTIFSGTIKSSVGIGVLLAEGIGDTLRVSLTGPPEEEVRVGWQILKSLGLRHRGPEFISCPTCGRVSIDVVKIATEVERRLSHLPIPLKVAVMGCAVNGPGEAREADVGVAGGKGEGLIFVRGRIVKKVKESEIAAEVVRIAEALAVEKRRGE